ATACACCTAAAATAGAATTGAGAGAACTGCATATGGTGTTCAAGATTCATCAGGAGAAGCAACATATGTGAAGGAGAAATTAATATGAAAACATAGATAGAACACAGAAATGAGTTGGGAAAATATTAGTTCAAATACGGTAAGGAATTACAGATTACTGTTGTGAAGTAATTATTAGTCGGAAAAAAGGCAATTCATAATTCAGTTCCTGTTCATTATATTCATTTATGTAATCAAAATGAGAGAAACAAAAACTTcttccgttcctttttaataggctgatttctataaataaatgtttcaaaaaaataggttgttttctaattggaaaagtcaaatgttattttaacattaaaaaggAACCGAGGAAATACCTAATTATTGTTGAGAAATAGTATGAATCAAGAATCTATTAATTTAACAAATTATGATTGGGGTAAACATAACGGAACGTTGAAAATCCTATTACCCTATtatgtaatcctaaaaagaaccaACAAGGTTTGTCAGGCGCTTAACCAAATTATTCAATAAGAGTAATTACCAACCGTGCTAGTTGTACACCTTTGAACAACCAGGGGTGAACCTGGAGATGAGATCTTACACGTGTACAGAAATAGGCCGACGTGCATAACGTTACGAAGCCGTAAATCATTAGAAATTTGATATTTCCGACTTGAAAGAACAGTATTATAGTTTCTTGGTTTTATCGATCTCATACTCAAGTGACTTGGTTAATGGTTGAACTATTTGAATAAATTTTTTGATTGTTTCTTCAGCAAAAATTACAaagtttattatgttgttgagAGCAGAGGTATAAACAGAAGCTGAACATAGAACATACAATACAAGAAAAATTAGTCAGAAGCGAACAGTGGGATTTTGCCCATCGATTCACTTTTTCTTTCTTGAAGGTCTGAATCTCTTCATTGTGGACCACTATGTTGTTCAGTAAAAGAAAGGAACATTTTAACAGTCAAGAAGACTCCATGAAAGGTTTCTATTAGAGCTTAAAGTGGTCCATAAAAATTGAACATTCATGATCAAACTAGTCACTCATGGTACATACCGATCATTGTTTTGATGTCAGCTTTTCATTCATTTCACTATCCATGAAATGCACACAAGAGATGGAATGGGTACAACAATCCTATCGTTACATTGGGTCTTCTCTGTCTTTCTCTAGTAACCAGTGTATACCAATACATAATCCAACCTTCGTACTTCCACCGTCACATTGGTTTTGTTTTCATGTACAAACTATGGAGTATGGACTCACTACCCTCCCTTTAAGTTGTCGTGAAAGATTCACTTTAAGCTTGGACTCATGAAATGCAGAATGAGGACAGCATAACCCCCCTTGGCGAATATGCCAGTAACTTGTTAATCATTAGATGGATACTCTGACCTAAAAGAGACTTGTTCTGCACCAATTCTCTAACAAAGTGCAATAGCAAGTGCTTCATCCGAAACAAAATACAGATTTCTACTTCTACTTACCTATAAACACAAAATGAATCTATTTGTTTACCAACATAACGAATTACCCTGTGTATTACAGAGCAATAAAACACTAAGCAATTCTAGAATTTAAGCCCTTACCCAACGTTCAAATGTAAATATCCTTCAGGAGATGAATTGAATACAACTACGAACAGTAAAACTCCTAAAAGCACAGTTCATAACCCATTTCCAGATTCTAAGATAAATCTCATAGATTTACTTGTATTGCTGCAaacatattttattttacttttaggtGCACCATACAACTAGTAATTTTTTACAAAAATCCCGACTCAGTACACTTCAACATCTAACACAGAATTGTATGTCCTGGAAATTACAACTTTCTTCAGAAAAAAGTATGATACAGTATATCTTTCTTATTGATCAATCAATCAGATAAGGTTGTTTAGTTTTGTACAAAACACAGGGTGGAAAAATGAATACTGAATGAAAGAACAAATGAACACTGTAAAGAAGATATTTTCACTTGAGGCCAAGTGTCTTTACGGGTGAAAGTTTCGCCATAGTAATAAGCAGTACCAACCATAAGTGCAACTGTAGCTCCCTGAGCAACTACAGGAGCTCGCATTAGCTTCTGGCCCAAGTTAGAATTCCCTTGTCTGAAACTAATTAACCCAGCGGTAAGCACCCCCGCAGTCATAAGCGCACCTGAAAATCTATCAAATTAACTAAATGGACAAAAGATTTTAGTCTACTTTCCTTTGTACAAACAATATTTCCAGTGGATGAAGTTTCAAGTAATAAATTTAACCAAAGAACCTTGAAAGACAGACCCATATCAGATCTTATATTTCAATCTCGAACACAAACACAAACAAAGTGTATATATATGCACTTGATAGTATATGCAGCATAACTTTCATAAGTTGTGCACCTGCAAGAAATGGAAAATGAAGTGAACCTGATTGTTTGAAATGTTCTTGTTACAATTACTTTTTTATAAGTACTCACTATGTTGCATGAATTATTTGAAATGATTCCggtataaaaaacaacatcaaccAAATGTagatcctttcaaaaaaaaaatcgggttcctttttcttcttttgctaTTTCCTTTCTCATACTTTATGATCTGTCAATCCTAGAGTTTCAAGAGTTTTCTAATCCTATACCATAAGAACAGTCATGGCAATGGCATCTCATAAGAAATGCTAAACAAAGTGCTGATGTGTGAATGACATATTGTCATTGTAGAATTGCTTCCCTTTGAGGTATATAAACTAACCCAAGTCAGACTCCACTAGTTTATCTGCTGGAACCAAGTAAATAAGTATCAAGATTATATCTTCTTTCGGATTGTGCATATCAAGATTCTATCTTGCCCGATGACATAGCACACAACCTATATACCTCACTCTACATGTATGCAATATCCTCCGTAGCTTCTCTCTTGATCACCCAACATTCAAATCAGTAAGCGGTCTATGTGGCATATCCATTAGCAGTCCTATGCATCAATTAACCATATCTCTCGTTTGGTTGTCTCTTAAAATGATTATGAGATAATCACATTGATGTAAGTCGAAATCTATCTGTTACAACTAATTTTACTTAGGATAGGCAGGCAAGCCAAGCCAATTCTGAATGCTCTAAACACTCTGATAACCATTCAACCACATTTATTCTTTCTCACTAAACTAGTTTTTACGTATAGAAAGAAAAAATTGATCAACataaaacataagaaagcagGCAAAGGAAATCCTACTAGATCATGCGAACATAATAACAAAGATCCACAAATGAAGTCATGATCGTTAGTAAATTATCAAATTGGGACAAAACCCAGTGCAGGCAAATCAAAATTAGGGCTACTTAActaaaattagggaaacaaatTCTTTCATTGGAGAAAGTACACAAAAAACATCTAGAcatagagaaaaaagaagaagaagaagaaaatgaatttaCCCATTGGAACAAGAGGGTTCTTCACACGTTTCTTCTGTCCAAACAATTCATCTAGTTCTGATTCCGCTGTACCCATTTTCTCCATtagaatctcaagaaaatctttttCCTCTGTGTAGAATTTTGCTGTTGTATTTCACTGTGATGTTAAGATGTGGTTCAAAGGCGAAGACGTGTATGGTAACATAGTTATTGACCCACTCACTGACTGTACATAATCTTTTAAAGTTGAGACGGGGACCGGGGTATATTGATCGGGGGGCTGTCTTTTTTTCACCAAAAACTTTAGACAAATTGTGTGGATAAACCACGCCAAAACAGCACAAGCATATCAAATACTAAAAGCAGGAGCCACATTTTCACCAGAGGGGTGGGGCCCACCTTTGCTCTGTGTGCGACTTTGGTGTGGTTTAtcctaggcctgtcaatggatactGATTATCCGAAatccgataccgataatccgttagccgttactgctaccatccgacatagcggtaaacggatatccgataccgataagctaacggataatcccttcttaacgtaacaatagtggaaccgtgtatttccgttaggtttagttccgttatccggAAACGTGCTTACTGCACGTGTAAATTCTTATACTTAGGGTGTATTCGTCGAATGAATCTCATTCTTCACTTCACTTGTATCGACACaacagagagaaaaaaagagaaaactatGGCTGAATCAATCATCGTCTTCTCTGCCTTAGAAATCATCGTCTTCTCTATAGAAATCAtgtgtgattactgattagaaactagggttttcttcttcaatttcctttaagtttaatttcaatcttcaaaactcaattttcaatttagggtttctgaaattagggttcacaatttcatatttgtgaaattaatcatgtcccaaagcgaaagagaagcatcaaaccatgttggttcttcacaaaatctctcattttcagttgcatcacatttacctgctgttgctgctgcatcAAACCAAGTTCAAGGTTCTGGAATTAATGCAACGGATGGTAACGgaaaaatatccgttatccggtaagtccaacgtaacggtaaGGTTTTTGAATTTCCTATTTCCGACGGAAATaaacggataacggatatccgTTAATTTTTAATGGCAACGGCAGCGCCATAGCCTATATCCGTTACGTTagcatccattgacagccctagtttaCCCACACGGTCTGTGTAGAATCACTGAACTGTTTTTCACCCATTGAGCCAGGATTATGGAACGAGAGCTTTCGCTCAAAATGAAAAGTTTGATCATAAATGatcaaattaggttttttttttttataaacaaatAACATTCGTTCAAAACTAAACCAAAGTGTTAAGGTTACATGATGTTACAGTAGTAAAATCCAGAGATTTTGGTACAGAAACACTAGAAATTACATTAGCTTGTTCGAATACAAGAGAATGTCTAATAACATATGGAACATGAACCCATGTTTGTTGAGTAAACCTGGAATATATAGCCTCTTTTGCGAGCAGATCCGCATAAGTGTTGCCTATTCTATAAATGAACGAAtatccttgaaaatcaataacttccgacatcattcGTTTTACTTCGTCAAGTAATCGTTGTACCTGCCAAGATACAAAAGAACTCGAACTCGTACCATTTAAATAGCCCATCACATTTTTGCAGTCCCCTTATAAAGAGAAGTTAGTTAAGTTCTTCTCTCTATCCCATTTTGCGGCTTCAAAAAAAGCTAGAGCTTCAGCCTCTTCAGCAGACGTGGCCATACAACTTCCTCCTCGTGTTCCTTGGTACCCCAGCCATCCTGGATAACAATACCATACCCTGCATTTATATTACTTGAAATCCACACACCATCCATGTTTATCTTAGACGAATCACCCAAAGGACTAGTCCACTGTTTATTTGGTAAAGGCAACCTAGTACTTGGAATAATCATAGCCGCATTATCATTGACAACAATCCTAGAGGGAGACCAAAAATGGATATAACTCTGTATTTGTATAGACAAACTTATGCTAGTGCTACTTTTATTAGAGAAAACCCTATCGCATCTctctttccatataaaccaaaCTTTTGCTGCAGCAGTTTCTAAAGACAAAGTAGAGGTATCACCCTTAATCCATTCATTATAGTAATCTAAAAAAGAGTCACTACTATGCACATTGGAAATATTAGGTACAGGGGGCAGAGCCCAAACCAATTTGGCAAAAGAACAACCAAAGAAAAGATGAGTCAAAGACTCCACAGCGAAACCACAGAAGGGACGGGAAGAATCTATCCCCCTCAATCTATACGataagttttgccttgttgcaaGAGAATTGTTTAGgcatttccaaagaaaaagttTAATCCCTTGCGAAACATTGAGATTCCAAAGTTTTTTCCAGAATTTTTTCCTACATAAAGTATTAACATTCACATTCCTAGTGTTAACATTCACATTCCTAGGTTCCAACAGTTTGGCATAAAGGCTTTTAACTGTAAAAATTCTATGTTTTTTCAAATTAGGTGTTATTATGGGTAGTGGAGATATCTATTTTTACTCAGAGTCATTTACACATTCGTTTGTGTTAGGGGTGGACCTATGAAAGGGCTAACCTGGAATTTATCCCCCACAAgccaaaaagaaacaacaaaatattatgcattACCAAGGCTATTAGTCAGGGTctggagaagaaaaaaattcaGCCCTCTAGGGTCCGTCCATGGAGTGTGTCACAGTAGAAACCAAGAGGATGAAGATCAGCcactttgaagaaaaaaaattgtcttAAGCATTTCATGTTGCTAATGATGGCATCGTTTTTCTTGAGATGAACTCCATGCAGAATGCTCGCTTTGAAATTTTTGTCATGCTTCAGAAGGAGTCCATTTGTACCCCTCGCGGTTGTTGTGTGCATGAGATCGTCATTAAGTTCTTCCAGATGCTCTAGTGGATGACCACTATAGATGTGGTTATCATCTTTTTGTTGGATATGTGCGCCTTGATTAACTTGTTACTCTTGTCGAAGATGAATAAAGGAAGATAATCACCTCGATTCGCAAGTTTTGCTTTCTCAAGCTTGTTGCCAATGTTAGTTgcagaaaactatatcttgatttctaaactACTAAAGTAGAGTCTCAGACTAAGAATAGAGTatagtagttgagtatcagacactgaataaccctcgaagattgtagactgaagaacaaacgaagacgtccaaagaacttcatcaacaaagaggtatctgaagactgaaccatcctatttactcttGACATTTACCACTCTATCTTTATGAGAATATGTTGTATGATTTTAGTAAATCTCAtactgcaaagaagaaatttcgagtcaagaaaTTGATTTTAGTAAAACTTTCGAAATACGATTCAAGCAATtgatgttcatagatccttaaaaaaattggtttaaaaaaattattattcaagaactatttttgtttcaagttgattatTTGAGAATTTCCCAAGAAATGATATTTGATATCTCTAGCTATTGAGAAAGcttcaaattatgaaaagtgAGTTTTCAGAACTTACTAGAATTTTGGACAcaggtaggtacgcatacccagtatgtgTATCCTAAACATTTGAGTTATGGAATACAGGATAAGTCCGCATACCCGGCATCTGTACCTGGAGGTTCTAAATTTGTGAATGGAGGTGGGTACATAAACCGCAAGCGCCTGAATTCGTGAACGGAAGGTACAtacccagtatgcgtaccctAGAAACCTGAATTTACGAACTGATAGGTATGTGTACCCCTACTCATACCTACCAAGTaggtattgttagagcactgctcggtcgaactcgcaaacgttgatgtctcaagcttttttgtcaagtttagttgatcaaaactatatacttgatttctggtctacttataaatgtgtctcggattaggatagaagtgtgtagttgagcattagacttcacgacgttcaccaattgaagaagaagatctagtgaagagcttggaggaacttcatcaacaaaaggtatgtggagactaaaacttatttatcactcagaagtttattctattttatgttctaaagagactaagtcgtacagctatatagacttttacattatacgcatttgttagagcattgctcggtcgaaatcgcatgcgttgctatctcaagcatgtttgtcaatattagtgattaaaactataagtcttgattactagcctattagagataaggtcttggattaggataaaaagtgtagttgatctcaagactccatggaaatcatcatacaagacgaaggactactcaaggaactggtggatcttcattgactaaaaggtatgtggagacttgaacttatctgtcactcaaaagtctatttactctatcttctactcttgagacaaaagtcgttttgttatatagactttcattatacacatttgctatttcgagccgagtttatctcgcctatctacttctcgaaatgtgtgttggtaagctttcgctttagccgaattcatctttaccaagtgacgaaagtcatgttatgtttcaatcactttgaaaattgctctgacaaaaaatggtttgtgaataacggctatataacgttctctgagaatgtttcaatgattgaaatgagggtttagattacataaccattcgtatgatataagcatttttgtggaaacacatatatgtataagtccttattccttgaaccaaagtttttgaactttgttgatcaagagaaatggaagtggcgtgagccaagtccgcgaacttgcagaacttctcggcccgagattttctgctggagtttgtgtactccttccatgagcttaagcccgcgaaaccagtccgcgaacttgagcaggttatatctaaagtcggttgttcttgaactaatgtttaaataaactaaggaatgcttttgcaaaccgtggctataaagttcatgaatcgattcgagtgaatcaaaccgattttgcttcaattgtgtcttgtgtagttacataagatttccttgcaattgaataactctctaactagttcatttgagtcatttgaactagttatggtgaagaagaataaggttgatatgagagtaatcatatggctaaccatttggttgacttgttgaaccaacaaatattaatgtttgggtacagttcataaacccaaaattggacatttcatttgtgtgtgacaagctaagttttcgatctaacggttgagaaatattagcttgaatctaatcaggttttcatctaacggtgaatattgaatgctttgttactaagctaacattgattgcaaaccctgatttgaaagtgtatataagggagaactctagcaactgggaaacctaatccccacacattctgtgtgatattagttgtgctaagatagagttcattctcctttaacctttggtttcttcttctaaaccaggttaacgacttaaagacttcattgggattgtgaagccaaaccgatactacttttatcgtagttgtgtgatctgatcttgttgtttctatcgtacgagtacaattgtaataattggcttgagatttctatctccgatatgaaagataaaaattaatcacaaacaaacttcgtctcatcgtttgtgattctgcaatatcttttttcgttgcgtcgattaagattactgtgaggtgattgataatactaagttgttcttcgggaatataagtctagtattattgattggttcctgttcaccttgatttatcgaaatacggaacaaaactcgtaggtatattcgtgggagacggatttatctattatcgtagatttttctgtgtaatacagatttttttattaaagtcttcgactttgggtcgtagcaactcttagttgtgggtgagatcagctaagggaatcaagtgcgcagtatcctgctgggatcagcgacataggagcataactgtaccttggatcagtgtgagattgattggggttcaactacagtccagaccgaagttagtttggagtaggctagtgtctgtagcggcttaatacagtgtgtgtgtgtgttcaatctggactaggtcccggagtgtttctgcatttgcggtttcctcgttaacaaaattctggtgtctgtgttatttctattatgcattatatttgtttatataattgaaatatcacaggctgtgcgttgttcaatcaattagaatatccgacctttttggttgttgattttaattgattgacacttggatattggtctttggtaccatccaagttatctctctttgataaagactcgcagatttctatttgcttgagtaaagatcaaatcgagagattgagatataaaactctttgatatacttttcattgattgagtctaactgtctagttgattctcataaaagtatattggagtttgtccatactcgtacgcgtactggcggaaattcacgtccgtgaaattctgctgagtttgaagtttacgaactcaaaaaccagtcacattaggtacgcgtacccgtacgcgtactggcggaactttttcaaccgaaaaagtctgctaagtttggaaactaaaaccaactcaaaatccggtagctaaggtacgcatacccgtacgcgtacccaagctagttatttctcaaatcggtagttcatggacttaaaacaataaattataaggaatgcaatctttgcaaaacatgggtatattgttcatgaattgattcaaatgaatcaaaccgattttgtttcaattgtgtctatgtataaagacctaaacaattgaacaactcttgaactagttcttatgagtcatttgaactagttatgagaaagatgaatacggttaatatgaaagcactcatatggctaaccattggtcaaccatttgtgaatcaacCAATGTACACAtttatgtacggttactcaaacctaaatgaatacatttcatttgtgtgtgacaagctaagtttcgatctaacggttgaaagatattatcttggataaatcaaatttttcatctaacggtgattattgaatgctttattaccaaggtaacttagattgcaaaccctgatttgaaaactatataaggagacgtctagcaactgtgcaaaactaatccccacacctcctgtatgatactagttggtttgctagagtcgattatcctttaatcgtaggtttttctcgagaccctgtcgattaacgactgaaagacttcatcgggattgtgaagccagacgaaactacttcccttgtagttgagcgatctgatctttccattttctatcgtacgagttcaatttcataattgacttgagattatatcttcgatagggaaagataaaaagaaatcacaaacatcttcgtctcatcatttgtgattccataatatctagtttcgctaccatacgatttagattgttgtgaggtgattgataatactaggctgttctttgggaatataagtccgggttatcaattggttcttgttcaccttgatttttatcaaaagatggaataaaacttttaggtttatctatgggagatagatttatctatccttgtagacttttctgtgtgatacagatttgtttactaaaatcttcgactttgggtcgtagcaactcttggttgtgggtgagatcagctaagggaatcaagtgcgtaatatcctgctgggatcagagacgtaaggagtgcaactgtaccttaaatcagtgtgagattgattagggttcaactacagtccataccgaagttagtttgtagtaggctagtgtctgtagcggcttaatacagtgtggtgttcaatatggactaggtcccggggtttttctgcatttgcggtttcctcgttaacaaaatttctggtgtttgtgttatttctattccgcattatattttgttatgtaattgaaatatcacaggttgtgcgtttgtatcgatcaattgtgaaatccaacctttggttgttgattggaaattgattgatccttggatattggtctttggtaccatccaagtttattatccttgtatttgataaagactcgcagatttctatttgcttgagtaaaatcaaatcaaaagagagatattaacttctcgatatacttttctctagattgagtctgactgtctagttgattctctagaaagtatattggagttagtccatacagattgctaatcgaaatattggatgaggttgttagaccctcgcattttcaattggtatcagagcaggaaaacacgttcaagacctcaaaagtctgtgtttgtagcaatccgacTCTATGGAAAATAATGATATCTCTGACTGCAAAAAACCAAATCAGAATCCTCTCGATACTGTCCAGAGTTATGAGACTTCTAAGAATTCTGTCATATCTCTCCCTTAGTCAGAAACCTATGTCAACTGGGAAAACCTCCTAGATGGTCCAtcggatgaactttctgatgaaagtgactcagacgagggatcgagtattgatgaagaagtctcacAGTATATCATACTCTTTGACGATATCATAGAAAAAAAGGATCTACTGCCTATCTGGCAGAATATCTATTTCCTCTCTGTCATGAAAATAGGAAACttaaaaaactctttaaaggatatgacagTGGTTATAAACTTCTACAATCCATCCTTAAAGATCGTGATGAATAAGTCCATTCAAAGATTACTGAATGTGAAAACCTTCAGAAGAGTTTGTGTGTGTTGAAATAAAGACTTGCTGAATCTGAGGCAAAGTATGACTCTCAACAGAAATACTATAACGATAAGGAATGCCTTTTTCTTGCCAAGGAAAAACAACTGAAGAATGATCTCTCTACAActgttaacaaggaaaaatcgCTAGAAGAGAATTTGAGAAGATTCAACACTAGCtgtacaaaattatcttccattataggagcatgtaaagagcgtcgtgatacacgtggtctatGCTATAAAGGAACATACACTCCTAacattgggaagatcaattttGTTTGTGCGAATAACAACATGCCATGTGAAAATTCATCGGTTACAGCTGATGTTTCGGTAAACAAAGATTGTCATTCTTCAAAGACAAGGCGTAGGAGAGCCGTTAAAAATATTCCTTTCAACTGTTACTATTGTGGGAACAAGGCTCACGTTGAACGGAAATGTTGTTTTAAGATAAGGAataaaaaacttcataacattcttatatgGATGTCCAAGGAAGTAATCAAGCCGGTCTCTCTCCGTGCTGAAAACATCATAGTCTCGAATCCAGAAGAGCATTATGATAATTCCTCTCTTAGTTATATGTATGACACTGACTCTTTTGACATTCATAGAGGAAATAATGTCATATGGAAATCTAATAAGTTTGATTTCCCAGTAAATAGAAAAAGACGTCAAAGAAAGAAAGGAATCTCATCTGGTGGCAAGGATCACACTGAGTCAAAAATATCGGGTTTCGATCACATTCACAACAAAAATCATGCTTCCGATTTAAGAACCAATATAAATAATCTCAAgtggaaaatcaaaaaattaaggaagaaagcaTCTTCAGGTATGTCTTATTCTCCTTGT
This genomic stretch from Papaver somniferum cultivar HN1 chromosome 5, ASM357369v1, whole genome shotgun sequence harbors:
- the LOC113282507 gene encoding RING-H2 finger protein ATL48-like, whose amino-acid sequence is MEKMGTAESELDELFGQKKRVKNPLVPMGALMTAGVLTAGLISFRQGNSNLGQKLMRAPVVAQGATVALMVGTAYYYGETFTRKDTWPQVKISSLQCSFVLSFSIHFSTLCFVQN